The Fusarium graminearum PH-1 chromosome 2, whole genome shotgun sequence genome includes a region encoding these proteins:
- a CDS encoding lysyl-tRNA synthetase has product MADAAAPPTEQVANLHLDEVTGEKISKTELKKRQKARQKEEEKKKKAAERGPAPAPKKAAGGAEASEKDLTPNQYFEIRSRNINKLRETKSPNPYPHKFNVTYDLRKFVEEFGHLKSGEHAKDKIIQIGARVHGKRASGAKLLFYDVRTEGVKVQIMCQAQEVREGAPSFEDQHEHLRRGDIIGIIGYPGRTAPKTKIEKGEEGELSIFATEVVLLTPCLHALPDDHYGFKDLEQRYRKRYLDLICNEKARNVFITRSKMITWIRKYFDERDFVEVETPMMNQIAGGATAKPFTTHHNEYDMPMFMRVAPELYLKMLVVGGLNRVYEIGRQFRNEGADLTHNPEFTTIEFYEAYADVNDLMKTTEEMISGLVKYLTGGYKTTFHTQSGEKYEVNWEAPWPRYEMIPTLEEATGEKFPSGDQLHTQETNEFLKNVLKKMNLECTPPLTNARMIDKLVGEFIEEKCVNPSFITGHPQVMSPLAKYHREIPGLCERFEAFVCKKEIANAYTELNDPFDQRLRFEEQARQKDQGDDEAQLVDENFCTSLEYGLPPTGGWGMGIDRMVMFLTDNYTIREVLTFPFMKDDKLEQKKQLAAEVAGIEPMPEEGIAHK; this is encoded by the exons ATGGCTGACGCTGCTGCCCCCCCGACCGAGCAGGTTGCCAACCTGCACCTCGATGAGGTAACTGGTGAGAAGATCTCCAAGACCGAGTTGAAGAAGCGCCAGAAGGCCcgccagaaggaggaggaaaagaagaagaaggctgccgagCGTGGtcccgctcccgctcccaagaaggctgccggTGGTGCTGAGGCTTCTGAGAAGGACCTCACCCCCAACCAGTACTTCGAGATCCGATCCAGgaacatcaacaagctccGCGAGACCAAGAGCCCCAACCCCTACCCCCACAAGTTCAATGTTACATACGACCTGCGAAAGTTCGTCGAGGAGTTTGGTCACCTCAAGTCTGGCGAGCatgccaaggacaagatcatTCAAATTGGTGCCCGTGTCCACGGAAAGCGAGCATCTGGCGCCAAGCTCCTCTTCTACGATGTCCGAACtgagggtgtcaaggtcCAGATCATGTGCCAGGCTCAAGAGGTTCGTGAGGGAGCTCCCTCTTTTGAGGACCAGCACGAGCACCTTCGCCGAGGTGATATCATCGGAATTATCGGATACCCTGGCCG AACTGcacccaagaccaagatcgagaagggtgaggaggGTGAGCTGTCCATTTTCGCCACCGAAGTTGTTCTCCTGACTCCTTGCCTGCATGCCCTTCCCGATGACCACTACGGCTTCAAGGATCTCGAGCAGCGATACCGTAAGCGATACCTCGATCTCATCTGCAACGAGAAGGCCCGTAACGTCTTCATCACTCGATCTAAGATGATCACCTGGATCCGCAAATACTTCGACGAGCGTGACttcgtcgaggttgagactCCCATGATGAACCAgattgctggtggtgccaCTGCCAAGCCCTTCACCACTCACCACAACGAGTATGATATGCCCATGTTCATGCGTGTCGCCCCTGAGCTTTACCTCAAGATGCTTGTCGTCGGTGGTCTCAACCGCGTGTACGAGATTGGACGTCAGTTCCGAAACGAAGGTGCTGATCTTACTCACAACCCCGAATTCACCACCATTGAATTTTACGAGGCCTACGCTGATGTCAACGACTTAATGAAGACCACCGAGGAAATGATCTCCGGCCTCGTCAAGTACCTCACCGGTGGCTACAAGACTACTTTCCATACTCAGAGTGGCGAGAAGTACGAGGTCAACTGGGAGGCGCCTTGGCCCCGATATGAGATGATCCCCACTCTTGAGGAGGCTACTGGCGAGAAGTTTCCTTCGGGTGACCAGCTCCACACTCAAGAGACCAACgagttcctcaagaatgTCCTTAAGAAGATGAACCTGGAGTGCACACCTCCTCTGACTAACGCCCGCATGATTGACAAGCTGGTTGGCGAGTTCATCGAGGAGAAGTGTGTCAACCCTTCTTTCATCACTGGCCACCCTCAGGTCATGAGCCCTCTCGCCAAGTACCACCGTGAGATCCCCGGTCTGTGCGAGCGATTCGAGGCTTTCGTGtgcaagaaggagatcgcCAACGCTTACACCGAGTTGAACGATCCCTTCGACCAGCGCCTGCGTTTCGAGGAGCAGGCCCGCCAGAAGGACCAGGGTGACGACGAGGCTCAGCTTGTCGATGAGAACTTCTGTACCTCGCTCGAGTACGGTCTGCCTCCTACCGGTGGCTGGGGTATGGGTATTGACCGAATGGTCATGTTCCTGACTGACAACTACACCATTCGTGAGGTCCTTACTTTCCCATTCATGAAGGATGACAAGctggagcagaagaagcaactGGCCGCCGAGGTGGCTGGCATTGAACCCATGCCTGAGGAAGGTATTG CTCACAAGTAA
- a CDS encoding cytochrome c oxidase assembly protein COX15 produces MASSFAPGFRRLLFQASIKASGPSKFFVCNQCLRTAPRSMPSRVLNAVRSRSYADAAVSKPIGSIAEQASVHASPSVSQAAKKAWPESNPKGVGLWLIGSAVSVFGIVVFGGLTRLTESGLSITEWRPVTGSLPPMSKEDWESEFEKYRASPEFKLLNPHMDLEEFKKIYFMEWFHRVWGRFIGLTFVIPTAYLVARRKVTPKMALNLAGISALIGFQGIIGWWMVKSGLKDDLFAPGSHPRVSQYRLTTHLATAFVCYSWMLVSGLTVLRTRRWLMNPEAAMKQIGEMSQPGLRTMRRVVFALAALTFTTAMSGGLVAGLDAGLIYNEFPKMGLGIFPPKQELFDKFYSRKEDHSDLWWRNMLENPSTVQMNHRILAVTTFTSILSLFIYARTRRVKAILPTNIKKGANGLFHMVSLQVALGISTLIYMVPISLAAAHQAGALGVLTMAIVLAHRLHVPKPTLRLLEKRLKAAAAAAK; encoded by the exons ATGGCGTCCTCCTTCGCCCCCGGGTTCCGGAGGTTACTCTTCCAGGCCTCAATTAAAGCATCGGGGCCTTCAAAGTTCTTCGTATGCAACCAATGTCTTCGAACTGCTCCCCGGAGCATGCCCTCTCGAGTTCTCAACGCCGTCCGGTCGCGATCTTACGCAGATGCTGCCGTGAGCAAGCCAATTGGATCTATTGCTGAGCAGGCTTCCGTTCACGCATCTCCCTCTGTTTCtcaagctgccaagaaggcatGGCCTGAGTCGAACCCCAAGGGCGTCGGCCTCTGGCTTATTGGCAGCGCTGTTAGTGTTTTTGGTATTGTCgtttttggtggtttgacaCGATTGACCGAGTCTGG CCTGAGTATCACTGAATGGAGACCTGTCACCGGTTCGCTTCCCCCCATGTCCAAGGAGGACTGGGAGTCCGAATTCGAAAAGTACCGCGCTTCGCCCGAgttcaagcttctcaaccctCACATGGACCTCgaagagttcaagaagatctACTTTATGGAATGGTTTCACCGTGTCTGGGGTCGCTTCATTGGCCTGACCTTCGTCATCCCTACTGCCTACCTCGTTGCTCGTCGCAAAGTTACTCCCAAGATGGCTCTGAACCTTGCTGGAATTTCCGCTTTGATTGGTTTCCAAGGTATTATCGGCTGGTGGATGGTCAAGTCTGGTCTCAAGGATGATCTGTTCGCTCCTGGTTCTCACCCTCGTGTCTCCCAGTACCGTCTCACTACCCATCTTGCCACCGCCTTCGTCTGCTACTCCTGGATGCTTGTCTCTGGTCTTACCGTTCTACGAACTCGCCGCTGGCTCATGAACCCCGAGGCAGCCATGAAGCAGATTGGCGAAATGAGCCAGCCTGGTCTTCGCACAATGCGCCGTGTCGTCTTTGCCCTTGCCGCGCTGACCTTCACTACTGCCATGTCTGGTGGACTCGTTGCTGGTCTCGACGCTGGACTGATTTACAACGAATTCCCCAAGATGGGTCTCGGTATCTTCCCTCCCAAGCAGGAACTCTTTGACAAGTTCTACTCGCGAAAGGAGGACCACTCCGATCTCTGGTGGCGCAACATGCTTGAGAATCCCAGTACTGTCCAGATGAACCACCGAATCCTTGCTGTGACTACTTTCACCTCCATTCTCTCTCTATTCATCTATGCTCGCACCAGACGTGTCAAGGCCATCCTCCctaccaacatcaagaaagGCGCCAACGGCCTTTTCCACATGGTATCGCTCCAGGTCGCTCTCGGTATCAGCACTCTCATCTACATGGTGCCTATTTCCCTCGCCGCAGCTCACCAAGCTGGTGCTCTGGGTGTCTTGACCATGGCCATCGTGTTGGCCCACAGGTTGCATGTCCCCAAGCCTACccttcgtcttcttgagaagcgaTTGAAGGcggctgccgctgctgctaAATAG